A window of Abditibacteriota bacterium contains these coding sequences:
- a CDS encoding glycoside hydrolase family 92 protein — MKYTDCADVFLGCDEIDLPRPAGIAARWRFIKGLCGNTHPGAALPFGRLTCCCYSGAYSAGYGRNMPNTGEKIRKLFGSNKFVGFSHFHHSGTGYIGLFYNYFVTSPFYGGLGEAFEPSDILEEEARPGYYSCRSSRGVFCECSVTDRLVYHRYSFDRPGGRVAVDAGHNGLARETGAFHLPEDPELQTVGRTGALVSVVQEGIRLYARIECRGAVRCSLWQGAAEGAFDFDPGVPFGVVFDIEGREAEIVMSISACRESLTEPEGDIDAAAEEAERRWNGALGRIDVRGEDRDRRIFYSNLYHSLVKPAFWTGENLPGPCSEPLMGELVTMWDIYKTQLPLVFTLFEDVRKGVLSAFLACEKYRGGFPHCLLMSRSMDIEDKQARCLAEHSIADAFYRSGAGDHIDGIPLKDILAACHRDMTRPGREDFCEGGFCPRATHTLDMAEAAGCVAALARAAGDKDLEARYTALWRHWTHAFGPDGLMRPDSEYYEGNRYSYSFRLLRDMPARIALCGREAFERYLDGFFGFADCRDESRFQGFNNETDMEAPWAYHYIGRHDKLCRIIDASLDYMFAEGRGGIPGNNDSGGLSATYIWNALGLFPVTGQDLLLVGKCRFERAELQLAGGRTLVVDNRCFGADPGAVSFNGRPGRELTVTEFMQGGRLVYE; from the coding sequence GTGAAATACACAGACTGCGCCGACGTGTTTCTGGGCTGCGACGAGATAGACCTGCCCCGGCCCGCAGGCATTGCCGCCCGTTGGAGGTTTATCAAGGGGCTCTGCGGCAACACCCATCCCGGGGCTGCTCTGCCCTTCGGGCGCCTCACCTGCTGCTGTTACAGCGGGGCCTATTCCGCCGGCTACGGCCGCAATATGCCCAACACCGGAGAAAAGATACGCAAGCTCTTCGGCAGCAACAAATTCGTGGGCTTTTCCCATTTTCACCACAGCGGCACGGGCTATATAGGCCTCTTTTACAACTATTTTGTCACCAGCCCCTTTTACGGGGGGCTGGGGGAGGCCTTTGAGCCCTCGGATATCCTCGAAGAGGAGGCCCGTCCCGGCTATTATTCCTGCCGGTCCTCGAGAGGGGTGTTCTGCGAGTGCTCCGTGACGGACCGGCTGGTGTATCACAGATATTCCTTCGACAGGCCCGGAGGCCGGGTGGCCGTGGACGCGGGCCACAACGGTCTGGCCCGGGAGACCGGCGCCTTTCATCTGCCGGAGGACCCTGAGCTGCAGACTGTGGGCAGGACCGGGGCCCTCGTGTCCGTGGTCCAGGAGGGGATACGGCTCTATGCCCGCATAGAGTGCCGGGGAGCCGTCCGGTGCAGCCTGTGGCAGGGCGCCGCAGAAGGGGCCTTTGACTTCGACCCCGGCGTTCCCTTTGGAGTGGTGTTTGACATAGAGGGCCGGGAGGCCGAGATCGTCATGAGCATCTCCGCCTGCCGGGAGTCTCTGACGGAGCCTGAGGGAGATATAGACGCGGCGGCGGAGGAGGCGGAGCGGCGCTGGAACGGCGCTCTGGGCAGGATAGACGTCCGGGGGGAGGACAGGGACAGGAGGATATTCTACTCCAATCTGTATCATTCGCTGGTCAAGCCCGCCTTCTGGACCGGGGAAAATCTGCCGGGCCCCTGCAGCGAGCCTCTTATGGGAGAGCTGGTCACTATGTGGGACATATACAAGACCCAGCTGCCTCTGGTCTTCACCCTGTTTGAAGACGTCCGCAAGGGCGTCCTCTCCGCCTTTCTCGCCTGCGAAAAATACCGGGGCGGCTTTCCCCACTGCCTCTTGATGTCCCGGAGCATGGATATAGAGGACAAGCAGGCCCGGTGTCTGGCGGAGCACAGCATCGCGGACGCCTTTTACAGAAGCGGGGCGGGGGACCATATAGACGGCATTCCCCTGAAGGATATACTGGCAGCCTGCCACCGGGATATGACCCGGCCCGGACGGGAGGACTTTTGCGAAGGGGGCTTTTGCCCCCGGGCCACCCACACTCTGGATATGGCGGAGGCCGCCGGCTGCGTGGCTGCCCTGGCCCGGGCGGCGGGGGACAAGGACCTGGAGGCCCGATACACGGCCCTGTGGCGCCATTGGACCCACGCCTTCGGCCCTGACGGGCTCATGAGGCCCGACAGCGAGTATTATGAGGGCAACCGTTATTCCTACTCCTTCCGCCTCCTGCGGGATATGCCGGCCCGCATAGCCCTCTGCGGCAGGGAGGCCTTTGAGAGATATCTGGACGGGTTCTTCGGCTTTGCCGACTGCAGAGACGAGAGCCGGTTTCAGGGCTTCAACAACGAGACGGACATGGAGGCTCCCTGGGCCTATCACTATATCGGCAGACATGACAAGCTCTGCCGCATCATAGACGCCTCTCTGGACTATATGTTCGCGGAGGGGCGGGGCGGCATCCCCGGCAACAACGATTCGGGGGGACTGAGCGCCACCTATATATGGAACGCTCTGGGCCTGTTTCCCGTCACCGGACAGGACCTGCTCCTTGTGGGCAAGTGCCGCTTCGAGAGGGCGGAGCTGCAGCTGGCCGGGGGCAGGACCCTTGTGGTGGACAACCGCTGCTTCGGCGCCGATCCCGGCGCCGTGAGCTTCAACGGCAGGCCGGGGCGGGAGCTGACGGTCACGGAATTCATGCAGGGCGGGAGGCTGGTATATGAATAG